A single Larimichthys crocea isolate SSNF chromosome VIII, L_crocea_2.0, whole genome shotgun sequence DNA region contains:
- the golm2 gene encoding protein CASC4 isoform X2: MVGFGANRRGGRLPSFILIFLMVIIAILSFNYWTVSNRHGRLLDELAEVQTQVKRTDAARSRLEKRNSELMVQVDTHRKQIDQKDGDYSVLEGKLQAREALIKKCTDDKMKLQNDVTAQMTEIQRLKEQLKELKQEFMKQEEQLREVKKNSTTLERKLEYESLQCGRQIAQLKDEYEETKKTLEEEASKLRQSVIDSHKGVAAGRRAEGVPGVDMVGERHTVVTHRHDSTVLKEEMGKPGSDAGMPGIEDSEVGKIDDVQFALKKPAITQKHDDAPDMVVGAGAGPGVGAADGPGGQALSLDQPRLQQDRVEARAVVVAPQNIAKQAEKTVVFEEDNKAGIKADELGEQQRQLPAPDNVKGDSEHLKGIPLPPNPAQVPNPIQPHRAKDQVPAEPVHHRQNDDDRDMQGDRAVDYGKRHQAIDIL; encoded by the exons ATGGTTGGGTTTGGTGCAAACCGACGGGGAGGCCGCCTGCCGTCCTTCATCCTCATCTTCTTGATGGTGATCATCGCCATACTGTCTTTCAACTACTGGACAGTGTCCAACAGGCACGGCCGCTTGCTGGATGAGCTGGCGGAGGTGCAGACGCAGGTGAAGCGCACGGACGCGGCGCGGAGCCGGCTGGAGAAGAGGAACTCGGAGCTGATGGTGCAGGTGGACACGCACAGGAAGCAGATCGACCAGAAGGATGGAGACTACAGCGTCCTGGAAGGAAAGCTGCAGGCCCGAGAGGCTCTCATCAAAAAGTGCACGGATGATAAG ATGAAGTTGCAAAATGATGTCACAGCTCAAATGACAGAAATCCAGAGACTGAAAG agcagctgaaggagctgaagcaggagttcatgaaacaggaagagCAGCTAAGagaagtgaagaaaaacagcactACCTTGGAGAGAAAACTGGAGTATGAGAG TTTACAGTGCGGCCGTCAGATTGCACAACTGAAAGACGAgtatgaagaaacaaaaaagacccTGGAGGAAGAAGCGTCAAAGCTAAGACAG AGTGTAATAGACAGCCACAAGGGTGTAGCGGCAGGTAGACGTGCAGAGGGAGTACCTGGCGTGGACATGGTTGGAGAGCGCCATACGGTGGTCACTCACCGGCATGACAGTACAGTTTTAAAAG AAGAGATGGGTAAGCCTGGCAGTGACGCTGGCATGCCTGGTATTGAAGACAGCGAGGTGGGAAAAATCGATGATGTGCAATTTG CCCTGAAGAAACCAGCAATCACTCAGAAGCACGATGATGCCCCTGATATGGTTGTGGGTGCTGGTGCTGGACCTGGAGTTGGGGCAGCTGATGGCCCTGGGGGCCAGGCCTTGTCCCTGGACCAGCCCAGGCTCCAGCAGGACAGAGTGGAGGCTCGAGCAGTAGTGGTTGCACCTCAAAACATCGCCAAACAGGCGGAGAAAACTGTTGTGtttgaagaagacaacaagGCAGGTATCAAGGCAGACGAGCTGGGAGAACAACAAAGACAACTACCAG CTCCTGATAACGTCAAGGGTGACAGCGAACATTTGAAGGGGATTCCGCTGCCCCCCAACCCTGCCCAGGTGCCTAACCCCATCCAGCCGCACCGCGCTAAAGACCAAGTTCCAGCAGAGCCAGTCCACCACCGCCAAA